CAGGGTTTGCAGGTGTAATCCAGTTTGAATTAGTCAATAAAAGTGAGAGAATTCATATCCCTTTTGCATCAGTGCAGctgaataattttttttaattcatttttgtgGTAAACAACTTTCAGAAACTTTTCCATCCTTTTCTGTAGATTATTTATGTGCAAAAtgcttgtgttttctgcattcatacaaaaatgaaagcagcagtTTCAGCAGAATATGATTCAACTCAATATTTCTGTCCATCTTGTCCTCTGTTTTCCGggtcctttttttctcctccagtcAATGAAGCCACACATAATTTAACATCTTCCCTCCAGATAATTCTGACGTGCAACTAAAATTTTGATTCGCATTTCAAATGATTGATCACTGTCAGTCGCATTGAAAGTCGCATTGATCACTTCATAAATATGCTGCTGCCTGTTCTTCTGCAGTGCTGGTGTTTGGACTCTCAGGGCCGCTGTTGGCCAACCTAGCTTTCCTGCATGTTTGCGAtataaaaggaagaaagagaCGGTCGTGCAGCATACGAGCGTCGTGGATGAAACGAGCAGCATACGCGCGTCATAAACGTCTTGTTTGGATTCTAAAAGCACGAAGACAATATTTCATTGGATGATTCGGAGTCAAGAAAGATTTTATCACCTTGGAATATctcattacatttttttttaatcgaggATATTATGTGGGGCAGGACAATGCCGCGGCAAGTACTGTCGATTATGACGATTTTTTCCTTTAACGCTGTGCTCGGGCAGGTTACCTATTCCATCCCAGAAGAGATGTCTAAAGGTTCTGTGGTTGGTAACATCGGGCAGGATTTAGGATTAGGAGTGAAAAGGCTGAGATCTGGGAATGCTCGCGTCTTCACGGAGGACAATGCAGAATACGTCGAGCTGAATAAAGACAGAGGAGTCCTGCTTGTGAAAGAGAGGATCGACAGGGAGGCGCTCTGTGGACAGACAACACCTTGCGCTTTACATCTTCAAATTACACTCGAGGACCCGATTGAATTCTATTCGGTAACGGTAGAAATAAACGACATTAACGATCATTCGCCCagttttaaaaaggaagagaTGAGATTCAGGATAAGTGAGTCAGCTGTGATCGGAGCGAAATTTGTGCTGGAAAGAGCTATGGACCTTGATGTCGGTGTTAACGGCCTGCAGAGCTATTCTTTGAAACCTACAGACAATTTTCAGCTTAAATTACAAGATCAACAAGATGGGAGTAAAAAAGTAGAGATGATATTACAAAAAAATCTGGACAGGGAGACACAAGAGCACCTCTCTTTAATCCTCACTGCAGTGGATGGAGGTGATCCTCAACTATCAGGAACAATACGTGTCGAGATTTCAGTGCTAGATGCTAATGATAATGCTCCAGTGTTTGTGCAAGAAGTATATAAAATCACTATCATGGAAAATGCTCCAAAAGGCACAGTTTTTACTACAGTTAGTGCAGTAGATGCAGATGAGGGCTCAAATGGAAAAGTGTCCTATTTTATAACAAACGCTTTTGATGATGCCCATGCTATCTTTGAAATAGACAGGGAAAATGGCGTGGTGTCTCTGTCAGGAAGTTTGGACTATGAAAAGGCGCAGCAGCATGAAATACACGTGCAAGCGAGCGATGATGGAGGACTCACAGATTCGTGTAAGATCATTGTTGAAGTGACAGACATGAACGACAATAAACCAGTCATTAATATTATGTCCAAGACTAATGTGATTTCAGAAAATTTGAAGCCAGGAACTGTAGTGACAATTTTAAATGTTCAAGACCCAGATTCTGCAGAAAATGGAAAAGTTGTATGTAATATACAGGAAAATATGCCCTTTCAAATGATAACATCATCTAAAAAAATCTTCAGCCTTGTGTCAGATAGTGAgctggacagggagagagaatcaGAGTATAACATCACAGTGAGCTGCTCTGATGAGGGAgtgccctccctctccagcagcgtcACTCTCACCTTACAGATCTCTGATGTCAATGACAACCCTCCTGTCTTTGAGAGGAGCTCATATGAGGCCTACATTGTAGAAAACAACACACCAGGTCTCTCTATATTCACAGTCAAAGCCAGAGACGCTGACTGGAACCAGAACGCTCGTGTTTCCTACATCCTGGAGGACTCCTCTGTTAACGGAGTTCCAGTCTCCTCATATGTGTCCGTTAGTGCTGATAGTGGAGTCGTCCATGCAGTGCGCTCTTTTGACtacgagcagatcaaagactttcacttcctggtcaaaGCTCAGGAcggaggttctcctccactcagcagcaacgtgagtgtgaaaatcctgatccaggaccagaacgataacccccctcaggttctgtacccggtccagactggaggctccatggtggctgaaatggtgcctcgttcagcagatgtgggctacctggtgactaaagtggtggctgttgatgtggactctggacagaatgcctggctctcctataaactgcagaaagccacagacagggccctgtttgaagtgggcctccagaatggagagatcagaaccatccgccaagtgtctgataaagatgccgtcaaacaaagactgagtgttatcgtggaggacaacgggcagccctctcgttcagctacagtcattgtgaacgtggcggtggccgacagcttccctgaagtgctgtcagagttcactgactttgctcacgacaaggagtacaatgacaacctgactttttacttagtcttggctttggctgtggtctccttcctcttcatcacctgtttagtggtgattatatcagtcaagatctacaggtggagacagtctcgcatcctgtatcactccagtctgcctgtcattccatattatccaccacgttactcagacactttggggacagggactctccaacacgtgta
This genomic stretch from Takifugu flavidus isolate HTHZ2018 chromosome 9, ASM371156v2, whole genome shotgun sequence harbors:
- the LOC130531693 gene encoding protocadherin beta-16-like, coding for MWGRTMPRQVLSIMTIFSFNAVLGQVTYSIPEEMSKGSVVGNIGQDLGLGVKRLRSGNARVFTEDNAEYVELNKDRGVLLVKERIDREALCGQTTPCALHLQITLEDPIEFYSVTVEINDINDHSPSFKKEEMRFRISESAVIGAKFVLERAMDLDVGVNGLQSYSLKPTDNFQLKLQDQQDGSKKVEMILQKNLDRETQEHLSLILTAVDGGDPQLSGTIRVEISVLDANDNAPVFVQEVYKITIMENAPKGTVFTTVSAVDADEGSNGKVSYFITNAFDDAHAIFEIDRENGVVSLSGSLDYEKAQQHEIHVQASDDGGLTDSCKIIVEVTDMNDNKPVINIMSKTNVISENLKPGTVVTILNVQDPDSAENGKVVCNIQENMPFQMITSSKKIFSLVSDSELDRERESEYNITVSCSDEGVPSLSSSVTLTLQISDVNDNPPVFERSSYEAYIVENNTPGLSIFTVKARDADWNQNARVSYILEDSSVNGVPVSSYVSVSADSGVVHAVRSFDYEQIKDFHFLVKAQDGGSPPLSSNVSVKILIQDQNDNPPQVLYPVQTGGSMVAEMVPRSADVGYLVTKVVAVDVDSGQNAWLSYKLQKATDRALFEVGLQNGEIRTIRQVSDKDAVKQRLSVIVEDNGQPSRSATVIVNVAVADSFPEVLSEFTDFAHDKEYNDNLTFYLVLALAVVSFLFITCLVVIISVKIYRWRQSRILYHSSLPVIPYYPPRYSDTLGTGTLQHVYNYEVCRTTDSRKSDCKFGRAASQNVLIMDPSSTGTMQRIQSEKSILDEPDSPLEVGVITFLEC